A region of Cataglyphis hispanica isolate Lineage 1 chromosome 8, ULB_Chis1_1.0, whole genome shotgun sequence DNA encodes the following proteins:
- the LOC126851525 gene encoding uncharacterized protein LOC126851525 isoform X3 translates to MASREKKPLAPSKSKQKASNDSGLPSNEVKNKKGKSLPNIKQQQLAQEIFDTVATGSQLSAKLEASLPRRNALKNLKRKQNLRAAKANLIKSKVTKKVTNKNIHRIASDIKKGVKTKRVKQSDESTVKTVEIASKFSENQTNNRDNEGKGTETPSKSAKNNLRTKKIKSDIQNKEEASATSSVKVSPKLGRKGKTAESPDSLSKSAKPAKFTNLKKNNSKDYLIRVVEDNRDLQKSAKNRKNSGKESDCGSIKSNSSIEKFSKAVLDDKNSIDLTIDEVIASSMLSDSETENQQSTEKTEGKVTRSKKMLRWGTKMNEDIVCEIEIKKEPDTDDMKVTSDGEYTETDQGFHFQNAIQLRKRSKVGYIEMSQRNLRNGRQRQLSDSGNSADNDSKKRLILNSDGTNTSDNLIEHISDCNTNMDSCFSDPNCNESQTTTMASSKEEICLKDEVSKSFEEETDIGLEIENNNNSDRMDRTSETGPTLRSKTKAKIIENEATKDDDIKIEDTRITPKSAEAQEDSKKLILLKFTDKPKGRRSSLNIEMKKTVNSFYSTDKSVDGNSKSQIDQMIENIKLNIAKSIESKIFCPEKGLGLSKNFDVPKIEEIVAPLSTESQKMGLEDNADEDRSNVTKNEITSDSSENSVPKVADTAKEIEEKLVKSDIGEAETHSQNIQENRASDSDKINVHNICESTRNISNNNNNNAASYNSMDESEIENVGCSTASSASVNFGDNELKTLDENKKIATRKSSRISDKSSDSVSNSEARRSISRLEDISAEHIQRPTSEGMISEDTLARQLSDDNAAIALVPASPRQAEERLTEKHTEAKELDTSLNNLEESETLESISREVERLVAEDQFVNLSLPNATNDTSLSKEIICDTMVSDKELGIEHVNKQEASACSDDSSMPLESAANSVNEISCESHTDGKLVDAIEILQENDASCKTAQSAKHSKTNYVSTTANCDSNSECSSVNSVPVRTCTPVPRQNDETKELDRGNDCKELFNDLTSNLDKNVLEQNSEFNETDPSNKSSDNKDPEEQKPANEKKRRVLRTRDKQKRQQVASRSKEYIDSIKIKAEEISVQKTQNSNLQSDANEVPQGSSALDRTVISEGSQKIEDTSDSPNSNESDDVLESQSRTRRSRDMKKRKEEPPLSNNSKTKRVKRDSRKSDQQNKEETLLDNEVAKINENNRSFLNKYVDAERPDNYREFFTKHEQDGLDKKGPNVRSKSENDLMIGTKRCKSGERQLSRNLSENHVSKQTTDNIDILENECKSPKMPELVQKDSDETSTSGESSNSDMPKILETPEDKERKESILRTLGLESLEEAAKRLQNQQKIKKEQSSGTLKTIFKVKDKDKDKRGSRSPLKMILKQGRGDGEGDSPEFYTIQKEFGTSGLGDSSSDDDNEDATPKDRQSLIIPEKSSSFSIHPGRVCADVCSYCFGKFGSLDTPMHLAQIKSDERRKKILNLERHLTKDSCLCDACYRHVDRKANTSPANMQQKPQKQHRQLMVSKCSARECRDPARHHVKRRWLLKIKAALQNQRIACTCKREILLQVDIDWESSQHTTSFCVNHYEKIGRFLMCALCKRRLARTHTHQLTSTEIDELNQLVGQQGIPVSLTAGTFVCKLCRYFTQLQLKYKDLENMNMNHRNFCKSYRKRILHYHGIEVAEDEDDDSSQQANQVKDKKSKKSTKSAQLKSGSSKSPEHVTSDTSEKSTPEPNKNEGVGRSSSCEMGGENHTTKASSNENGGTDIQYLNSIESAVENLKKRKILDMHAYTPTADGVTTASEMVEILGMDNEVTLTRLPKRPKLNNSNNNDITPVVQRLGANPSISVRTLFPGEEEMNLHVNIEFQNVREVTPQGWEKCATMIQYDRETKHLWQQLQRPYGNQSSFLRHLILLEKYYRAGDLILAPNASRNAINYSTSVQNRLISYEGPEKMDEPIMEPIAAEYNSRRLSGGYLLEKDRLSMPGTSSMSKPSTSGSGMMSLHSTKVNSPRVLKLNSGVSIIKKPPPNLQRLSLPSTSGSGGIVGTANGGVKRKDGQNLSSAYSGGSGKVFQLSEPDLKRMQSLNKRQKPSDRQFGAGTNNGSVGGSSSPTSGNIRSHYQKTQLPAIPTGHSQQFQRHLRMQQEMLSRQSRGDFEPLICDMTRSAANENNSTGQNLIQNLNLPKSIQVTTKPTMTSSTNSPIPILPKIPKSLTVIPQTVTRPADK, encoded by the exons AAAGCAGCAGCAGCTTGCGCAAGAGATTTTTGATACAGTAGCAACAGGTAGTCAGCTCTCTGCTAAACTAGAGGCAAGCTTGCCACGCAGGAATGCCCTTAAAAATCTGAAACGCAAACAGAACCTAAGAGCAGCCAAGGCAAATCTCATTAAGTCCAAGGTTACCAAAAAAGTGacgaacaaaaatatacacagGATAGCTTCTGACATTAAGAAGGGTGTTAAAACGAAAAGAGTTAAGCAATCAGACGAATCAACTGTTAAGACAGTTGAGATTGCTTCGAAATTTTCGGAAAATCAGACAAACAATAGAGACAACGAAGGCAAAGGAACTGAAACACCAAGTAAAAGTGCCAAGAACAATCTCAGGaccaaaaaaatcaaatctgACATTCAGAACAAAGAAGAGGCCAGTGCTACATCTAGCGTTAAAGTTAGTCCAAAACTTGGCAGAAAGGGAAAAACAGCGGAAAGTCCTGATTCTTTGTCTAAGAGTGCCAAACCAGCAAAGTTCACaaacttgaagaaaaataatagcaagGACTATCTCATCAGAGTTGTAGAGGATAACAGAGATTTGCAAAAGAGTGCAAAGAATCGAAAGAACAGTGGCAAAGAATCAGATTGTGGTAGTATAAAAAGCAATTCtagcattgaaaaattttcaaaggcAGTTTTGGATGACAAGAATTCTATTGATCTTACTATAGACGAAGTTATTGCTTCTTCGATGTTGAGTGATTCTGAAACTGAAAATCAACAAAGCACAGAGAAGACTGAAGGAAAAGTGACAAGGAGTAAGAAAATGTTAAGATGGGGTACGAAGATGAATGAAGATATTGTCtgtgaaattgaaataaagaaagagccTGATACCGATGACATGAAAGTTACATCGGATGGAGAATATACAGAGACAGATCAAGGTTTCCACTTCCAGAATGCCATTCAATTGAGAAAAAGATCGAAAGTCGGCTATATCGAAATGTCTCAAAGAAACTTGAGAAATGGAAGACAACGACAGTTGTCAGATTCGGGAAATTCCGCAGATAATGATTCTAAAAAGCGTCTTATATTAAACTCGGATGGGACTAATACCTCGGATAATTTGATAGAACATATCTCGGACTGTAATACAAATATGGATTCTTGCTTTTCGGATCCCAATTGTAACGAATCTCAGACTACAACTATGGCATCGAGCAAAGAAGAGATTTGTTTGAAGGATGAAGTGTCCAAGAGTTTTGAGGAGGAAACTGATATTGGATTGGAAatcgagaataataataatagtgatCGTATGGATAGAACAAGTGAAACGGGTCCGACACTGCGTTCTAAAACTAAagctaaaattattgaaaacgaAGCAACAAAAGATgacgatattaaaattgaagacaCACGAATAACGCCCAAGAGTGCGGAAGCACAAGAAGATTCAAAGAAGCTTATCTTACTCAAATTTACAGATAAACCGAAAGGTCGTAGGAGTAGTTTAAAcatagaaatgaaaaagacAGTTAATTCCTTTTACAGTACAGATAAATCTGTGGATGGTAATTCAAAATCGCAAATAGATCAAATGattgagaatattaaattaaatattgcaaaatccATTGagagcaaaatattttgtccaGAGAAGGGTCTTGGATTAAGCAAAAACTTCGATGTGCCCAAAATCGAAGAGATTGTCGCGCCACTCAGTACAGAATCGCAAAAAATGGGATTAGAAGATAATGCCGATGAAGACAGATCCAACGTTACGAAAAACGAGATCACGTCAGATAGTTCGGAAAATTCAGTACCAAAAGTGGCCGATACTGCCAAAGAGATTGAAGAAAAGCTAGTCAAGTCTGATATTGGGGAAGCAGAAACGCATTCGCAGAACATCCAGGAGAACAGGGCCTCCGATAGTGACAAaattaatgtacataatatttgtGAATCTACGcgtaatataagtaataataataataataatgctgcATCTTACAACAGTATGGATGAATCAGAAATCGAGAATGTTGGTTGTAGTACAGCCAGCAGTGCCTCGGTCAATTTCGGTGATAATGAATTGAAGACATTGGACGAGAATAAGAAGATTGCTACGAGAAAATCTTCGAGGATCAGTGATAAAAGTTCAGACAGCGTCAGTAATTCTGAAGCTAGAAGATCAATTTCGAGATTGGAAGATATTTCAGCGGAACATATACAAAGACCTACGAGTGAGGGCATGATTTCAGAGGACACGCTAGCCCGTCAGCTTTCAGATGATAATGCTGCAATTGCGCTAGTACCTGCATCCCCTCGGCAAGCAGAGGAGAGACTTACGGAAAAACATACAGAAGCGAAAGAATTAGATACTTCTCTAAACAATTTGGAAGAATCAGAAACGCTGGAAAGTATATCTCGCGAAGTAGAGAGACTAGTAGCGGAAGATCAATTTGTCAACTTATCATTACCAAATGCTACAAATGATACATCATTaagcaaagaaataatttgcgaTACAATGGTATCGGATAAGGAGTTAGGGATCGAGCatgtaaataaacaagaaGCATCTGCTTGTAGTGACGATAGTTCTATGCCGTTAGAGTCAGCTGCCAATTCTGTAAACGAGATATCGTGCGAGAGCCATACGGATGGCAAGCTTGTCGATGCAATTGAGATATTACAGGAGAACGATGCTTCCTGCAAAACAGCGCAAAGCGCGAAGCATTCTAAAACAAATTACGTATCAACCACCGCAAACTGTGATTCAAATAGCGAATGTAGCTCTGTAAATTCTGTGCCTGTACGCACGTGCACTCCCGTTCCTCGACAGAACGACGAAACCAAGGAGCTCGATCGAGGTAACGACTGTAAAGAACTTTTCAATGATTTAACATCAAATTTAGACAAGAATGTTTTGGAGCAAAATTCGGAATTTAATGAAACGGACCCAAGCAATAAATCATCAGACAATAAAGATCCCGAGGAACAGAAACCTGCCAACGAGAAGAAGAGGCGAGTATTACGAACTCGCGATAAGCAGAAGAGACAACAAGTTGCGTCTCGTAGTAAAGAGTACATCGATAGCATAAAAATCAAGGCAGAGGAAATTAGTGTTCAAAAGACGCAAAATTCCAATCTACAGAGTGATGCTAATGAAGTGCCGCAAGGTTCATCAGCACTGGACAGGACTGTCATTTCCGAAGGTTCTCAGAAGATTGAAGATACTAGTGATTCGCCTAATAGCAATGAATCAGATGACGTCCTCGAGTCTCAATCCCGTACCCGTCGCAGTAGAGACATGAAGAAGCGTAAGGAGGAACCGCCATTGTCCAACAATTCCAAGACCAAGCGAGTTAAGCGAGATTCGCGAAAGTCCGATCAGCAGAATAAAGAGGAGACTCTGCTGGACAACGAAGTTGCCAAGATCAATGAGAATAATAGATCCTTCTTGAACAAGTACGTCGATGCAGAGCGTCCGGACAACTACCGCGAATTTTTCACGAAGCACGAGCAAGATGGACTTGACAAGAAGGGACCCAATGTGCGCAGCAAATCAGAAAACGACTTAATGATCGGCACAAAGAGGTGCAAAAGCGGGGAACGGCAACTTTCGCGAAATCTATCCGAGAATCACGTGTCGAAGCAGACGACTGACAATATAGATATCCTGGAAAACGAATGTAAGAGTCCCAAGATGCCGGAGCTCGTACAGAAGGATTCCGATGAGACTTCTACGTCTGGCGAGTCGTCTAATAGCGATATGCCAAAGATCTTGGAAACGCCtgaagataaagaaagaaaagagtcAATCTTGCGAACATTGGGGCTAGAATCTTTGGAAGAAGCCGCGAAGAGATTGCAAAatcagcaaaaaattaaaaaggagCAGTCGTCGGGCACTTTGAAGACGATCTTCAAGGTAAAGGACAAAGATAAAGACAAACGGGGATCGCGATCTCCATTAAAGATGATCCTCAAACAGGGACGCGGAGACGGAGAGGGGGATTCACCCGAGTTCTACACCATTCAAAAGGAG tttggAACCAGTGGTTTGGGAGATAGCAGCTCTG aTGACGATAATGAAGATGCTACACCTAAGGATCGTCAGTCGCTTATCATTCCAGAGAAATCCTCCTCCTTTTCCATTCATCCCGGACGCGTGTGTGCCGACGTATGTTCCTACTGCTTCGGCAAGTTCGGTTCCCTGGACACGCCGATGCACCTAGCGCAAATAAAATCTGATGAAAGGCGAAAGAAGATTTTAAACTTGGAGAGACATCTTACGAAAGATTCATGTCTATGCGATGCGTGCTATCGTCACGTTGATAGGAAG GCGAACACTAGCCCGGCAAATATGCAGCAGAAGCCACAGAAGCAGCACAGACAATTGATGGTATCAAAGTGTTCAGCTCGCGAATGTCGGGATCCTGCGCGACATCACGTTAAACGCCGTTGGTTGCTCAAGATAAAAGCCGCTCTACAAAATCAG CGTATCGCTTGCACTTGCaaacgagaaatattattacaggTTGATATAGATTGGGAGTCGAGTCAGCACACTACGTCGTTCTGTGTTAATCATTACGAAAAGATTGGACGTTTCTTAATGTGCGCGCTGTGCAAACGCCGGCTCGCGCGAACGCACACCCACCAACTGACTAGCACGGAGATTGATGAATTGAATCAGCTAGTCGGTCAGCAAGGAATCCCCGTTTCACTAACGGCCGGCACGTTTGTATGCAAGCTATGTCGATACTTTACGCAGCTACAGCTCAAATACAAAGATCTCGAGAATATGAACATGAACCACAGGAACTTCTGTAAGAGTTATCGAAAGCG GATCTTGCATTACCATGGAATCGAAGTGGCTGAGGACGAGGATGATGATTCGTCACAGCAGGCAAATCAAGTCAAGGATAAAAAGAGTAAGAAAAGCACCAAAAGCGCGCAGCTGAAAAGCGGGAGTTCTAAGTCTCCGGAACATGTGACGAGCGATACATCAGAGAAGTCAACACCGGAACCGAATAAGAACGAGGGTGTGGGACGTTCGAGCTCTTGCGAAATGGGTGGCGAGAATCATACTACGAAGGCGAGCAGCAACGAAAACGGTGGCACGGATATTCAATATCTTAACAGTATCGAGAGCGCCGTGGAGAATCTGAAGAAGCGTAAGATTCTCGACATGCACGCATACACACCGACAGCCGACGGCGTGACAACGGCGAGTGAGATGGTTGAAATTCTTGGGATGGATAACGAGGTTACTCTAACGCGACTGCCGAAAAGGCCGAAACTCAATAATAGTAACAACAACGACATAACGCCCGTAGTGCAGAGACTCGGCGCAAATCCTTCTATAAGCGTGCGAACGCTTTTTCCAGGCGAAGAGGAGATGAATCTTCATGTCAACATTGAGTTTCAGAACGTACGCGAAGTAACGCCACAGGGATGGGAGAAGTGCGCGACAATGATTCAATATGATCGCGAAACCAAGCACCTCTGGCAGCAATTGCAGCGACCATACGGCAATCAGAGCTCCTTCCTACGACACCTGATTCTTCTGGAGAAATACTATAGAGCTGGTGACCTAATATTGGCACCAAATGCTTCGCGGAACGCAATTAACTATTCCACATCGGTACAGAACAGACTGATATCATACGAAGGCCCGGAAAAGATGGACGAACCGATAATGGAACCGATTGCGGCGGAATACAATTCGCGCCGTTTAAGCGGTGGctatttattggaaaaagatAGACTGTCAATGCCTGGCACAAGTTCAATGTCTAAACCATCAACTAGCGGCAGCGGTATGATGTCATTGCATTCGACGAAGGTGAATTCACCGCGGGTACTCAAACTCAACTCGGGAGTATCGATTATCAAAAAACCGCCGCCCAATCTGCAACGATTAAGCCTGCCGTCCACCAGCGGCAGCGGAGGAATTGTCGGTACTGCGAATGGTGGCGTTAAGCGGAAAGATGGACAAAATCTATCTTCTGCTTACAGCGGCGGCAGCGGCAAAGTGTTTCAATTGAGCGAACCGGACCTGAAGCGGATGCAATCGCTCAACAAACGGCAAAAGCCTAGCGACAGACAGTTTGGTGCCGGAACGAATAACGGATCGGTCGGCGGTTCAAGCTCGCCGACAAGCGGCAATATCAGATCGCATTACCAGAAAACGCAGCTTCCTGCAATTCCCACTGGCCACAGCCAACAGTTCCAGAGACACTTGCGGATGCAGCAGGAGATGCTAAGCCGACAGAGCCGCGGCGATTTCGAGCCGCTCATCTGTGACATGACGCGTTCTGCCGCAAACGAAAACAACTCGACCGGCCAAAATCTTATACAGAATCTTAATCTGCCCAAGTCTATCCAGGTAACGACCAAGCCGACGATGACATCGTCAACGAACAGTCCGATTCCGATTTTACCTAAGATCCCAAAATCGTTGACGGTAATACCGCAGACCGTCACGAGACCCGCTGACAAATGA